Genomic segment of Dromiciops gliroides isolate mDroGli1 chromosome 3, mDroGli1.pri, whole genome shotgun sequence:
TAGCAAAACTTAAGTCTTTTGGATGGAAATCTTTCTCAAATTAATTGCCTCTCTAGTAACCTTAGACTACCATGTCCTTTGAGTTCTTGAATGTTCCATTTATAACTGAAAGGCTGTGCGGTGAAATGGGCAGACCAATGAGTCTGAATTCAGGAGACCAAGGGGGACTCAAGTCCCATCACTGCTCCAAACTTgtttctgtaaaaatgaagacgGGATCTTCCCTAGTTGCTGAGATCAAAGTGGCTCCATAAACTTTATAGCTCCaagtaaatgtcagctattcctAGTAGTATTTGTCTATTCCACCCAAAATCATGAAGCACGGCCCTGCTCTCTCCTCATTTGGGCTCTGCCCTGTCTGCCCATGCCTTTGATGGGTCATCCATCTCTTGTCCCTTACCTGACTGTCTGAGGtccacccttccttctctctctctattctctctttcAAGAACCTCAATGATGATCATATCTACTCAGATGGACCCTAAATCTAGATATTGAGTCTTAATCTCACTCTTGAATTTCAGTCCCACATCACCCCCTGCCACACCTGGCTATCCCAACAACTCTCTAAAACTCAAGCTGTCCTAAGCAGAACTCATCTGGAAGCAGCTCTAGTGACCTAGCGATACTCTCAGAGGCTGCTCTGTCTGCCTGATGGGATGGCAAGGAACAGAGCAGTCACCTTCCCTCAATCCCACCTCCTTCAATCGATCACTCTAGCTTACAGCCTTAGTCATTCctgattctttcctcttcctttcacttgttATCCATCGTGCATTTCTATTGCTCTCTGAGCTATAACTTGAATTCTTCTAAGATCATGATTTGTAGCCACAGAGCATCACAGGCAGAATGACGTGAAAGAGATGGGCTTTTGCAGCAAACAATTTGAGCTGCAGGTTAAACTGCAATCTCCCCTAGATCGACCAAGTCAATATTCTTTCCTTACTTGTATGTTGGCCCAGTCTATCCATTAGTATAACAAGGACATGCATAAACAGAAAGTGAACTTAATTATGGTATTATTTCTAGTTCTACTGTGAAGGACAATCATTATATCAGGTTTTCCTTCAAGACAGATCCTGAAGCTTGATAAAAATTGCCATCATAGAAAAATATCAGGCCAGGTATCCCCTGTTAGGAAACATACCACATGCAATTCACATGTACTTGTGAAAAGCaagcacactcttttttttttttttagtgaggcaattggggttaagtgacttgcccagtgtcacacagctagtaagtgttaattgtctgaggctggatttgaactcaggtactcctgactccagggccagtgctctatccactgcgccacctagctgccccacactattTCTAACAAACCAAAATGACAAATGATTATAGATGACAATGTAAATATAGACCCAAATATTCGCGACTACTTAGCTTTAACAGTATGATAACCTTCAGTAGCAACCCCTGTTCTTCAGTTTGTTGTTTCTAGTCTGTAAAAAGCTGTTAAACCAGCTAATCTAGCATATTAGAATTGTGTGTAAAATAAGCGTAAAGAAATTCTGGCAGAAGGACTAAACCATGAGAACTGGGGATGAGCTTTAGTGCCAGAACCCTGGCTGGCCAGAGGGTcttatattttgttcttcctggttccccaaaAGTTATCCAGTGAAGTGTTAccataaaacacattttaaaaatcaccaaaGAAAGCTGTTCCCTGCCTGACTCCCATTTTGGAAAACACAAAGCACTAGACAGAAGAGTTGTAAAATGCATTAGCTCGACTGAGAAGATCAGCTGTTCTGAAGGTGGCCAGGTGCAAGGCCTTCCCTAtagctctccctcccctcccactagACCAGGGCACACACTATCAGTCACCTTCCTGAGGCAATCACACTCTTTCTGCAAAGATTCAGTCTCCACTTTGGGGCTTTCCACTTGTTGAACCAGGCTCCCTCCACCAGCCTTCTTCGAACACTGTTTATCTTGCAAACTGAAAGACAAAGTGTCTCAACAGGTTATCCCATCCACGTGCCAGCCTCCTGCCCTAACTGCTCTCTCTTTTTAGAGTAAGTAGGGCCGAGGCTCTTTGGCTCACTCCCCTTCCAACCCTCTCCTCCTGTCTCACTCAGGTGCTGCTGCACTTTCTGCAGAGAAAAACAAGGGCCCAGGGGCTGCTAATGTGATTTATTTGTCTACCATCCCACGACAAACCAGGAAAGAACAACCAGAGTGTTCAGTAACGGTTACTAACTAGAGAAGCAGGTGCCACCTCCCAAGTTATCTTTCCCTTAGGTGCTGAGGTGCCTTGTTATTTTGTTCCTAAAGCTGACTAAGGGAGCTGAGAGCAGTCCTGGGGTGGGGCTGCTTACCTGTGCACAGCAGAGAGGAGTTCCCGTTCTCTCTGTTTCAGGCTCTCAAGTTGAGATTCCCGCTCTGAGCAGCCTGCCCGGGCCTCTCCCAGCTTTCTCTCTAGATCTGTCATTTGCTCCTGCAGATCTGAGTTCTTCAGCTCTAATTCCCGGAGCTAGAGACAGAAGGCCAGGCTCAGATCCAACAAGTCAGGAGTGCTTCTCCCCCAGGGACCTCAAGGTGTTTTCAATCCAACCGCCAATGAACAGCCCACAACTTTGAACATTGTATacttggaattttcctttgagGAAGCACAGAGGCTTGAGAGGTAGCAtggtagagagaaaagaacactggactaggagtcagacGGCCTAGGTCTGCATTCTAGCTCTGCTTCCAGTGGTATGACCTTcctcaagtcacttgacctctctgggcctcaatttccttctctgtaaaatgaaggaatcagaTTAGATTCCTCAGGTCCTTTCCCACTCTAGAGTAACCTATAAACTTCCTGGGTGATTCCATTTCCTCCCAACAGGTCAGATACTATTTCTACCTTCTGGCTCTGCTTCTGATGATCCTCCCTAGTGGGTAGGTCAGCCAGATAGCGCTCCAGGGTCTCGATTCGCTGCTGTTTCTCCCGATTTTGCTCCGACtccttttgacatttctttttcagGTTGTTAATGTGTTTGTCCCGTCCCTTGACCTGTGTGAAGGGAAGTCACTTTTCTGTCTCAGTTGGCTCAGGGTTTGTTTCTATCAGACCCAGAATGTCAACcttcttttttcaaataaacaaTCTTTTCCCTTTGGCAATTACAATTGAGAGGTAAGCCTGCAACGAGTAGCCTTTCCCTTGGGACTCAGGATGACGTTGCACTGTGATAAGGGCAGGGAACATGAGAAAGATTAACAGGTCATTTGAGATTGGGGCACCAGTTACAGATTTAGAATGCCAGCACTTTTCAAACAAGGAATGAGAAGGTCACCAATCCTTAGGGGGCCTTAAAAGTAGATGCATTTCCTTCCAAAGGCATGCATCCTGTCTGGTTCACCTAGGTGGACTAACAATACATCTCccgccccccctcaaaaaaaccccatcagCTGCACAATAAACAAATCACTGGAAAAGGTAAATTCTACCTACAAAGTCTaagtttaaaaaacataatatagTAGAAAAAGAATTCCATTTAAGACCCAGCCTTGACATATATACTTCTCTGatcctcctcagtttcctcatctataaaatagggctaataatacTTATGCTACCCACCTTAAAACGCTGCTCTGAAAAAAGCATTTTGTTAACcaaaaagtactatagaaatgtagaTATTCTTATTTTCAGAAGACACAACCAaaagggaagtaaaaaaaaaaaagtcagtgaaaGGAAATAGACACTGACTGATCTCAGAGGAAGCAACTGATAGAACTAAAGGGGAAAATGTGACCAAAGGATGACTCATTAATGAGCTGATGGTCCTGGCTCAGGTGAAACTATCACTATTTACACCTGAAAAGCTGTGTGGTAATGCCTCCTATTTTTCTAATGCTTCATGGTTTCCAAAGAACTCCAGGCACAGCAAGGCTATGAGGTAAGAATGCAGTACGTTATTAACCCTTTTCTAccagaggaaactgaaggtcagggaAATGCCATGTCACAACCACATAGACACTAAGCAAAGGAGCCAAGATTTGGGCCAAAGTCTCCTGCCTCAACGCTGGCccactgttctttctactacTCTCAGCTGCCACTCTGTAAGAATACAGAAACTTGAGGAATTGAGGATTAGAGGAATGGGAGACCAGAGCCAATGGAAATGGGCCAGCATCCATGGTGTCCAGGTACCTTTCAGGGCAATCACAAGTAGACTGACCAGTATTCTAAGTTTTCCAAGTAGTTGCAAACATAAACTTCTCTCCATGTTTAGTCCACAGGAGGAAGAAAACCAAGCAAACTGAAACCAGGAATAATGGTGTAActgcttctctcctctgccaGCTGGCAAGGTCTGAGAGAATGGGGGAGTGAACAGTGGGGAATGCCCAAGTACTACTCTATTTACCTCAGGGTAGGTAACCAGAACAGGCAGGCAGCGCTGATGCTCAGAAAACATGGTCTTGGGAGCCCTCCTACCTGGCTCACATCTGCTCCTGGCATGGCCACCAGCATcatggccttggcaaggagagcCCCAACTTGTCTCTGGATGCCTCCAAATACCTTTCCAATTAGAGGGCAGCCCAACCATCTCTCACTCACCCTTtcctcttgtttctttccttcttctgaatGTTTCTGCAACGCCACCCTGAGGGACTCCCGAATGAGCTGTGCATCCACTTCTGAGGCAGAGAGTTTCTTTTCAAGCTCCATCTTTTCTTTACTGAGAACCTCTGTCTTCTGAGCAAACTGTGCTCGAAGGAAAGTGTTCTCTCGCTGCAACTCCTGCCAGAGAGATGCCCTACGTGTGACAAGTGCCTCAGTTCTtggctatatacatacatacatacatacacgtacacacacatgtacacacacacactttacactCAGATAACataaggtgaagaaactgagatctaaggaaatgaagtgacttgcccatggtcatagagTTCATAAACAGAACTGGGTTTTTGAGTCAATATGAATGAACCAACAGAAAATTTCCTGGACTCAGCAGATAAGTGGGGAAATCAAGTCTGGCTAAGTAACACAGAGTCAAAGGGCATAGGCCCTTATGGGGGAAGGCCATTTCCCTTCATCAGTTCCTCAGCAATACAGCTGTCTGTTCCCTCCTCTAACTGGTTTGCTCTgcaggtttgggggtgggggtggggggaagggaagccaAGGTTGATGGCTGTTATGGCTGCCCTCTAGCACTGTCTCCATCCGTTGGGAATTTGGCCtcgtggaaagagtattggattagCAGCaaagatttggagccagaaggatCTTTAGAGGCTAATGCACCCAACTTCCTCCCTTTAGAGAGAAGCCAAGCGCCTTTCCTGGGTCACACAACGAGCATGTGTCTCAAGTGAGATTGAACACAGCTCTTGCTGACTCCGAGTCCGGTGTCCTACTGCCTCTCTAGAGCCAGTTCTGCTGCTCTGATCTAAAGAACTTCAGGGAAGTCATCCCTTACAGTGGGGCTGTTTCTTCACCTCAAAGTGAGATATTAGTAAAAGTGCaaagcacagagcctggcacatagtaggtgctatttaaatgcttatttccttccctctccctcatctgtaaaacaaaaggaaGTTGGGGGAGAACTGACTGGGTTGGGGACCTTCACACCATTCTAAATGCCTTGCCCCACTCACACCTGAAGCCCCTGAAGCTCTCCTCTGGCCCTGGGCCAATATCTAGTTAGATATTGGCAATATCCATTACAATACTGAATGCTTTTACAACACCAAATAAGAAGACAATATGGAATACTTTTTTCACCACCCCTCTCAGTGCTGAGTACATGTCAGTACTTAATAAAGACTGAGTTGAATTCTGAACTCTTTGCTATGACCCTAACATGCTTCCTCACTTCTATGTCCCTGTGCTTTTGCCCACAGCTTCTTCCACACAAAACACCCTCTTGTAATTTCtattcatccttcaaggcccagtccCTGAATCCATGCCTGGCATCCCACTGGAGAGTGACCACTTCCTCCTGGGAGCTGCCGCAgtgctttgtattttttcctattgcaatttcaaattttacttcatatTATGGTAAAGACTGAAGCCTTTGATTCTGTGTGTCTTCCCAATAATAATATctggggggccgctaggtggcgcagtagataaagcactggccctagattcaggaggatctgagttcaaatccagcctcagacacatgacactagctgtgtgaccctgggtgtgtcacttaaccctcattgccccacaaaaaaaccaaacaaaaacaaaaaccaaataatatCTGACACAGCAAtcaaaagtttgcaaagtgatgTATATTTATTGTCTGATCGGATCCTCACAAGTAAGTACTACTATATTCtcctccctttacagatgagaaaactgagagaagtAAAGCTATCTGTCTGTAGTTATAATGggaggtgtcagaggcaggatttgagccccaggtctctcctgacttgaacccagtgctctttccactacaccacactgcctcactATAGTATGAACTGTTTAAGAGCAGTTACTGTATTTTATCTCTGTAACAATCTGCCCTTTGTGTGCTATCCCAGGCCATCCCCAGTCTGAGAGGTAGAAACATACACACGCACCCCTACAACAGTGCCCTGGACCTTTGGCTGTTACTTACTTGCAGTCTCAGCATGCAGACACCCCCATAGTGGGCAGGGCGACCCAACAGGGCACTGTGGACCTGAAGCTCACTCTCACGAACTTTCTGTTCCAACTGAGAGATATGCTGCCTCTGCCTGTAAAGAGCCAGCAAAGTCAAGCACAGGCACATGTCAAAGCAAACTTCTTGAGCGACAGCCTGCCTGAAACTGGAGCCTTCCCTTTCCCTAAGCAGACGGACACAATCGGTCCTATTTAACTGAGATGAGAATCTCAAGGTCTGGGCTGatgatagggaagggaagaaggaaaaggatttcTGGGGGAAGGGACAAACAACTAAAAATGAGTAAGTCAGTCGTCTGCCCCTCAAAATGACACATACCCCCAAGGTAATGTTAAGCACACTCAAGAACAGGCTAGATATTAAGGCAGCTCTTTCGCTACTAGGCACTGAGAGTATCTTGGAGGCAAATATGAAAAGGCAGGAAGTTATGTTCGGATGgctattcccttctccctctgcccTTACTTGTTGATGAGGAGATCCTTTTCCTTCAGGAGGCTCTCGTTGCTGTTCAGGATGCTCACCCACTGCGCTGGCAAAGATGGAGCATAAGCTGTGGGGTGGTGGCAAGTGGCTCCATTTGGGAGCTGAAAGACAAACAGGCCATGGGAAGTGACTTAATGTCGCTACCCAGAACCCTGCAGGGCCTTTCCTACCcatctaaaatgaagaaaatacttcCATTCCAGCATTCAGAGCCTTCCACAAtctgactcccctctccctttgCAGGCATTTTCATGGCTGGAAGGCTCCTTTAGTCCAAACCTTACTGGAGAGCAATTCTTTTTATGATATCCAAGAAAAGTATCCATTTAGCCTCTGTCTGAAGGTGGGGGTTGTTCTCCACCTTCCAAGGCCACCCAATTCCATACTTGGACATTAATTtataggaaaggggcagctaggtggtgcagtggatggagcgccagctttggaatcaggaggacccaagttcaaatccagcttcagacacttattagctgtgtgaagctgggcatgtcacttagccccgattttgttaaaaaaaaaaatgtgtatgtgtgtgtgtgtgtgtgtgtgtgtatgtatttatttttcctgtatcATTAGCTAAGATCTGCCCatctgcaacttctacccattcttctagttctgccttctgatgCCAAGGAGAAAAAGTTCAATTCTTTTTCTACTGTTGTCCTTCAAACACTAGAATCTATCaattcatcaataagcatttattaaggacccacTTTGTGAAGAAAGTTATCAGGTTTCCCTCAagtcttttcttcaatgagctaaCCAGCCAGCCTTATGCCCTTGAACACTCACAGCAGAAGTCCCCATCCTGTCCGTCTACCTAAGGACAGGTTCTAGGCTGTCAGTACCTTTCCTCATATGTCTAAGCGACATTCCAATCCAACTGAGCTGGTCCCTCTCACTATCTATCTTGTCCTCTTGGAGGCTCTGCTCCCACTACCCATCCCCCATGACCAAAAGGGGCTCCTCGCTGACAAATGAACGCCTGCCTTTTTTCAAGGCCTGCCTCCTCCGTACAgtctttccaccccccccccccccgaacaaTGGCTTCTTTCTCCAATTTCTCACTGCACATAGTTTAAGGTCTATGCTGTGTGTACTCAACCAGTTCTGCCTTGGACCAGATATTTGTACACGGGCCTATTTTCATCCCTCTGCCCCACCCACTGGTCTAAACTCCCAGGGCAGGATCTGTGCCGTATTCCATCTTCTGGTCTCCTATGCCTAAACAGTGCACGTAGATAGCAGAGATCCTTATAAAGCTTGCTGAATTGAAATGACAGAAGAGCTGTGACAGACACCTGGTCCCTGGCCAGCATGATCTTCAGCTGAGCTCTGTGTTGGCTGGGCCTGAGAGAACCcagtgtttattgactaattttAGCTCTCTTTTAGGACTGGAGGAAACTCATGAGGAAGGAGGCTCGGCCTGCAAGCTATATACTGCCCTGCCCCCAAGCAAGGCTCTAAATTCTAAGGAAAGGTCAGTTGGGCTTTATCTGGTAATAGAGACAAAGCACACAGCTGAGTTGGTTCTCATCAGCTAGGGGCTAAGAATTCCTCTTCCTACCACCCCTATTCACTTTACTGGAGGAAGTAGCTAACTGGGAAAACACCATGGGTCTGAAGTCTGAAAAAGTAGGTTTGAAGTTGGGCTTCTatccacactagctgtgtgactctgactaAGTTGaagtcttggtttccttatttataaaatgagactaACAGCTCCTGCCTTTCCAGCTCACAAGGATGTTGGaagaatcaaatcagataatgaAAACTTTGGAAATAATATAGTGTGGGagtgcgcgcgtgcgcgcgcgcacgcacacacgcacgcacgcacgcacgcacactcAGCATCATCATCCAGAAGCATTTGGACTTCCCTGAAATAGTTCCCCTTACAGCTGaagcctttctcttttcttagaaACCTTTTCTGCTTATTAAGTACCAGTGGTCTCAAAGCATTCTTTTGTCTAACACCTCCATCTCCAAGAGAAGtaatctttcctcttttttttttttattaaagactATTCTAGGTCAACCATAAGTACTCAAGGCAAAACCTAAAACCTAAATAATTCTAGGAGGGGCCCCAACatacaggccctgaattcaggaggacatgagttcaaattcagcctcagacacttgacacttactagttgtgtgaccctgggcaagtcaaccctcactgccccacaaaaaaaaaaaagcataattaaCAGCACTGTACCTCCAGCGATGctcatttctaaagtgctttaagaTGTACCAAGTATTTTTCTTGCAATACCCTATGTGCTAAGCGTAGGATAGAAGGCTAAtgcatacagctactaagtggcagaaccagaattcaaactctCTTCTTATAgctccagatctggtgctctttctattataccatcaGCAGGGCAAATAAGATTTTTCTCATCTTATAGATGTGACAAGACGCTTATAGAGGGTTAAGCaattccctgccccccacccccaccccaagctagCCAActggtgtcagagacaggacttttAAACCCAAGGTCACTGTTTTCATCACACCATGTTTTAGCAAAGATAACATTATAGTAACAAGAAAAGGGATGTTTACCTTCATTTGTTCCATCTGTAACCGAATTGACTCCAGCTGCTGTCGGCATGTGCTGAGTTCACAAGACTGTTCCTGGGAATGCCAAGTGTCAGGAGCTTGCAGCCACCCCTGCGACTGgagaggctttgaaaagccagatgCTGCCTGAAGCAGCTCACCAGCAATGGCATGGGTCCCATTTTGTTCACATCCAGCCCCAACACCTGGGGTCTTCTTAGACTCAGGCAGCACCTTGTACAACTCTTTGCCTGTCTCAGCTGTTGGATTTTGCAGAGGAAATCGGTAGTAGGGATCTGAATACAGTGTTTCCATCAGTACAGACTGGTTGAGGGTTGGCTCCATGTTGGGAGTATCAAActtcctcatctcctcttctctttcgTGACCCAAAGCAGGAAACCAGGACTGCTCAATTCCATTTTCCCCAGGAGTTCCACAGAGGTACATGAGATCCCTAGGCAGGCCTGGAGACCTGTTCATAGTGCTGAGGTCTCCATTCCGGGGCCACCCCACGTTTTCAGACAATCCTGACACAGGCGGTTTGGAGGAAAGGAGCCCCGTAGGGGTGGAAGCTGGCTTGACTGGAGAGGTCCCCAAAGTAGATGGCATCACATGGGCTGTAGGAATGTTTACTTGTCTTTTGATGGGCTGGAAGGACGAGCTGCCACTTGAGCTGCAAAACTCTGGAGAAAGAAGAGCCTTCTATAAGCCAGGAAAAAAGCATCAAGCCTTCCCAAGTTCAGCTGCTGTAGAGAAAGGGACATCAACTTAGAAGGGTGGCGTGAGTTCTAGGAGCTCAACTGCTAACTTGCCAAGGTAAACCCACAAAAGGCAGTACTGGCTGCTTCTAGAGCCACATCTCCAGGCCCTCCTCTTAAGTTACATTCTATTCCCTGTACCTCCTGAGAAGGCATCTTCCTAGTCAAGAAATTAAggctattaaaaaaacaattactaCTTATTGAAGGGTaccaaaagaagagaagaattagtTCCTGTCAAAGATCAGCAACCACAAGCTATAGCTCCATCGAAAACAAATTTCCCCTAAGTCCATGGCACAACTAAATGCCACATTGTCACCCCAGTGACTTTCATCACTCTGAGGTGAATGGGAGCATGAAACAACTACCCTAGGGAGAAAATGAAGTCTTGTCTCCTTCAATGCCCAGGGCAGCAAGGAGGCATGGTGCCTGAGCCTGTGACTATACTGGTTCACACACCCCAAACCTGGCTTCACATGGAAATGCAAAGTTATTCTTAGTAACTCTCAGGTTTCACTCCAGCAACACTGAAGCACACTGTATCTTTAATTTTGCTTGCTCCTTGTCAGTGCACCAAAGCCTATGGTCGTGATTTTGAGCTCTTCCTCATATTGGGTCTGTTTCCCCTGACCCCATGTGATTGCTTGGGTATTTATTTCACTTAATCTCTGGATCTGTTTCcacatatttaaaaagaatgggCTGGACTAGGTAATTTCTAAGGTTCCTAAAAATCTCTACTATGCAATTATTCTATGTACTCTTTAGCCTGGGAGATTGATGAGGTCATGATTACTGTCTTCAAACATCTGAATGATAATGTAAAAGAGGAATGAGATTTGTTCCAGTAGACCTTGGAGTGACTTTACAAGAAGGAAGGTTTTTAGCTCAGTCAAACAATCACAGTAGtcaaaaaggggggtggggataggGTGGAAGTTAAAGAATGAGGTGCCTTGGGAAATGATGAATTCCCAGGCATTGGAGGTATCTAAAAGATGGCACTGTGGGGAGGTTTCCTGGCTCAGGTAAAAgtgggactagatgatttctttgttttgttttgttttgtttttttggggggggggatgagggttaaatgacttgcccagggtcacacagctagcaagtatcaagtgtgtgaggctagatttgaactcaggtcctcctgaatccagggctggtgctttatctactgcgccacctagctgccccaggctagAAGGTTTTTACAAGGAAGTACTTGATAAGGTACCAAATTTAttactaaaaattttaaatgactataCCACATCTtttcattcagtcaatcaatcagtattcATTGAGCCTATACCATGGCCAGAACACTCTACATGAAGAGAGATCTAAAAGAAGTAATAAGTCAAAGTCTCTGCCTGCTAGGAGACTGCAATCATCCCTGGAGAGGCGACATATAGGAAAACTGAGCAATAGGGGGTTATTACATATCATATTCTCCTGAATGAAGCCCACCATCACTCACTCAtaacttctctttttttgaggttcatgctattcatatTGATATCACCCAATCACAACCCTGGCAGCTACTGTCTATAGACCCTAAggtcatttcccttcctttctcaatgaATTTGATACCTGGCCCACAGTTgttttctcctccccaactcctgctctCATACTAGGGGACTCATCATACATGCTGACTCAGCTTCAAACACCCTGACCACTCAATTCCTCAACCTACTCACTGCCTGTGAGCCCCATGGGGGGCTCCCATTCCACCTCACCACATCAGCCACACAcaagatggtcatacccttgatcttgccaccCCCCACAAATCCACCACCTTCCCCATTCAAGAATTCCAAAATCCCCTTATCCAAACAAAACCTATTAGATTTCACCAGTTTGCCTCCTTTACAAAATCCTATTCTTTGTCCACACTGTGACCCCTCCAATCCCTTGCCCTCTCAATTCTCTCCTAAGCCACCTCCCCTGCACTAGCCACTTTCTCCTCTCTTGCACATTTGGTCCCACATTCACCTGTACACTGTGCCCCTCTCGTCAATCCCTAGCCCTTATCAACTATGCCCTACCAAGGCTCATCCCTGAATCACTCCCACCATTTGCTGCCTTTGCCCCTACATACATGCCACTGAAAGGAGAAAAACCACAAAATTGTTGTGATTTAGTCCACTCCAAATTTAAGTGACACAACCTCccctgggccctcactgctgctaggcagtCCCACCATACCTCCCTTCTCAGCTCCctctccacagcagctcttccaaacccttccatccttcctccaaCCTCTCATGGTTCCTCCTCCCCCCAGCactgagaaccttgcctcctattttacagaaaacattCAAGCCATTTGCTGTGaactcccctcttcctcatctcctatcactcagatgTCTCTGctactctcctccttctcccgtctcacatgatgaaatggccttactccttaccaaggctaacccttcTACCTGCTCagcaatcccattccatcccatctccaaCAGATGCTCCAATCTAGTACTTATTTTCTATCCATTCCTTTCCACTGCCTACAAGCATGCCCATATCTCCCCTATCCTGAAAACACCCTCACTTATCCTTCCATCTCTGctaactatcatcctatatctttatcctttgtagctaaactttGTAGCTAAACTCGAAAAGTATGTTGACAATAAGGTGcctccaccttctctcctctcactctttaCTTAGCCCCTTACAATTTGGCTTTCAGCCTTATTCTGTTTGAAACTGCtcttttccaaagttaccaatgatcccttagttgccaaatccaatggtcttttct
This window contains:
- the CEP85 gene encoding centrosomal protein of 85 kDa isoform X1: MAVQEKYPGGRISQASPKDSNLIQKGSSLGTEWQTPVISEPYRSRFSRCSGVADSADSAIGTSCSDIVEEFCSSSGSSSFQPIKRQVNIPTAHVMPSTLGTSPVKPASTPTGLLSSKPPVSGLSENVGWPRNGDLSTMNRSPGLPRDLMYLCGTPGENGIEQSWFPALGHEREEEMRKFDTPNMEPTLNQSVLMETLYSDPYYRFPLQNPTAETGKELYKVLPESKKTPGVGAGCEQNGTHAIAGELLQAASGFSKPLQSQGWLQAPDTWHSQEQSCELSTCRQQLESIRLQMEQMKLPNGATCHHPTAYAPSLPAQWVSILNSNESLLKEKDLLINKQRQHISQLEQKVRESELQVHSALLGRPAHYGGVCMLRLQELQRENTFLRAQFAQKTEVLSKEKMELEKKLSASEVDAQLIRESLRVALQKHSEEGKKQEERVKGRDKHINNLKKKCQKESEQNREKQQRIETLERYLADLPTREDHQKQSQKLRELELKNSDLQEQMTDLERKLGEARAGCSERESQLESLKQRERELLSAVHSLQDKQCSKKAGGGSLVQQVESPKVETESLQKECDCLRKIVDKQQKKIDQLCSQVKSLEAEVAQEEGAGQALKEEARRRENALEQLRLAVKELSGQNQDLIEKNLTLQEHLRQAQPASLPSADTAQLAQELHHELGSCLHDLQAVCSIVTQRAQGKDPNLSLLLGIHSVAHPSTEPDLQKPDVIIKKLEEVRQLHRDIEELRTTISDRYAQDMGDNCITQ
- the CEP85 gene encoding centrosomal protein of 85 kDa isoform X4, which translates into the protein MPSTLGTSPVKPASTPTGLLSSKPPVSGLSENVGWPRNGDLSTMNRSPGLPRDLMYLCGTPGENGIEQSWFPALGHEREEEMRKFDTPNMEPTLNQSVLMETLYSDPYYRFPLQNPTAETGKELYKVLPESKKTPGVGAGCEQNGTHAIAGELLQAASGFSKPLQSQGWLQAPDTWHSQEQSCELSTCRQQLESIRLQMEQMKLPNGATCHHPTAYAPSLPAQWVSILNSNESLLKEKDLLINKQRQHISQLEQKVRESELQVHSALLGRPAHYGGVCMLRLQELQRENTFLRAQFAQKTEVLSKEKMELEKKLSASEVDAQLIRESLRVALQKHSEEGKKQEERVKGRDKHINNLKKKCQKESEQNREKQQRIETLERYLADLPTREDHQKQSQKLRELELKNSDLQEQMTDLERKLGEARAGCSERESQLESLKQRERELLSAVHSLQDKQCSKKAGGGSLVQQVESPKVETESLQKECDCLRKIVDKQQKKIDQLCSQVKSLEAEVAQEEGAGQALKEEARRRENALEQLRLAVKELSGQNQDLIEKNLTLQEHLRQAQPASLPSADTAQLAQELHHELGSCLHDLQAVCSIVTQRAQGKDPNLSLLLGIHSVAHPSTEPDLQKPDVIIKKLEEVRQLHRDIEELRTTISDRYAQDMGDNCITQ
- the CEP85 gene encoding centrosomal protein of 85 kDa isoform X5; the protein is MAVQEKYPGGRISQASPKDSNLIQKGSSLGTEWQTPVISEPYRSRFSRCSGVADSADSAIGTSCSDIVEEFCSSSGSSSFQPIKRQVNIPTAHVMPSTLGTSPVKPASTPTGLLSSKPPVSGLSENVGWPRNGDLSTMNRSPGLPRDLMYLCGTPGENGIEQSWFPALGHEREEEMRKFDTPNMEPTLNQSVLMETLYSDPYYRFPLQNPTAETGKELYKVLPESKKTPGVGAGCEQNGTHAIAGELLQAASGFSKPLQSQGWLQAPDTWHSQEQSCELSTCRQQLESIRLQMEQMKLPNGATCHHPTAYAPSLPAQWVSILNSNESLLKEKDLLINKQRQHISQLEQKVRESELQVHSALLGRPAHYGGVCMLRLQELQRENTFLRAQFAQKTEVLSKEKMELEKKLSASEVDAQLIRESLRVALQKHSEEGKKQEERVKGRDKHINNLKKKCQKESEQNREKQQRIETLERYLADLPTREDHQKQSQKLRELELKNSDLQEQMTDLERKLGEARAGCSERESQLESLKQRERELLSAVHSLQDKQCSKKAGGGSLVQQVESPKVETESLQKECDCLRKIVDKQQKKIDQLCSQVKSLEAEVAQEEGAGQALKEEARRRENALEQLRLAVKEVRTGFQGRTKT